One genomic segment of Nonomuraea coxensis DSM 45129 includes these proteins:
- a CDS encoding CoA-binding protein, producing the protein MTELGRYQDPLTIQRVLHSTRTIAIVGLSGNELRASHFVGYYLKRHGYRVIPVNPREKEILGEPSYPSLLDVPVPVDLVNVFRAPDALPDLARETVSIRAAALWCQFGVINEEGARIAEDGGVTVVMDRCLKVEHARYVGRMHWLGFNTRRITSVRSGLQ; encoded by the coding sequence ATGACCGAGCTCGGACGCTACCAGGACCCGCTGACGATCCAGCGGGTGCTCCACTCGACCAGGACGATCGCGATCGTCGGCCTGTCGGGCAACGAGCTGCGGGCCAGCCACTTCGTCGGCTACTACCTCAAGCGGCACGGCTACCGGGTGATCCCGGTCAACCCGCGCGAGAAGGAGATCCTCGGCGAGCCCAGCTACCCCAGCCTGCTCGACGTGCCCGTGCCGGTCGATCTGGTCAACGTCTTCCGCGCCCCCGACGCACTGCCGGACCTCGCGCGGGAGACCGTGTCGATCCGCGCCGCCGCCCTCTGGTGCCAGTTCGGCGTCATCAACGAGGAGGGTGCGCGGATCGCCGAGGACGGCGGCGTGACCGTGGTCATGGACCGCTGCCTCAAGGTGGAGCACGCGCGGTATGTGGGGCGGATGCACTGGCTCGGCTTCAACACCCGCCGCATCACCTCGGTCCGCTCCGGCCTCCAATAG
- a CDS encoding O-acetylhomoserine aminocarboxypropyltransferase/cysteine synthase family protein: MTDQSPHDLPRDLPSAEQAREFGFETRQLHAGQRPDPNTGARAVPIFQTTSYVFEDPESAAAYFNLQEYGNTYSRIMNPTVAVFEERVANLEGGSGAVAFASGIAAQAAALFTLLQPGDHVVSSSALYGGTVNQLKHLLRKMSVELTWVDPDDPDAWRQAVRPTTKAFFAETIGNPAGNVLDIETVAAVAHEHDLPLIVDNTFATPYLCRPIEWGADIVVHSATKFIGGHGTSIGGVVVEAGTFDWSNGRFPVIADPSPAYHGLRFHETFGEYGYLMKLRAETLRDLGAALSPFNAFLFLQGLETLSLRMDRHVENARAVAAYLDGHELASNVTYAGLPGAKYAPLVEKYLPRGAGAVFSFDCAGGRAGGQGLIGGLTLWSHLANVGDAKSLVIHPASTTHRQLGDDELRAAGVGPGTVRLSVGTESVADLIWDLEQGFARVGAAIGKKAGTA, translated from the coding sequence GTGACCGACCAGTCCCCTCACGACCTTCCCCGCGACCTTCCCAGCGCCGAACAGGCTCGCGAGTTCGGCTTCGAGACCCGGCAGCTGCACGCCGGGCAGCGGCCCGACCCCAACACGGGCGCGCGGGCGGTGCCGATCTTCCAGACCACCAGCTACGTCTTCGAGGACCCCGAGTCCGCGGCGGCGTACTTCAACCTCCAGGAGTACGGGAACACGTACTCGCGGATCATGAACCCGACCGTCGCGGTGTTCGAGGAGCGGGTGGCCAACCTGGAGGGCGGCAGCGGCGCGGTGGCCTTCGCCAGCGGCATCGCCGCGCAGGCCGCCGCGCTCTTCACGCTGCTCCAGCCCGGCGACCACGTCGTGTCGTCCTCCGCGCTCTACGGCGGGACCGTCAACCAGCTCAAGCACCTGCTGCGCAAGATGAGCGTGGAGCTGACGTGGGTGGATCCTGACGACCCGGACGCCTGGCGGCAGGCGGTGCGGCCCACCACCAAGGCGTTCTTCGCCGAGACGATCGGCAATCCGGCCGGCAACGTGCTCGACATCGAGACCGTGGCGGCCGTCGCGCACGAGCACGACCTGCCGCTCATCGTGGACAACACGTTCGCGACCCCCTACCTGTGCCGGCCGATCGAGTGGGGCGCCGACATCGTGGTCCACTCGGCGACCAAGTTCATCGGCGGCCACGGCACCAGCATCGGCGGGGTGGTCGTCGAGGCGGGCACGTTCGACTGGTCCAACGGGCGCTTCCCGGTCATCGCCGATCCGTCGCCGGCCTACCACGGGCTGCGCTTCCACGAGACGTTCGGCGAGTACGGCTACCTGATGAAGCTGCGCGCCGAGACCCTGCGCGACCTCGGCGCGGCGCTGTCGCCGTTCAACGCCTTCCTGTTCCTGCAGGGCCTGGAGACGCTGTCGCTGCGGATGGACCGCCACGTCGAGAACGCGCGGGCGGTCGCCGCCTACCTCGACGGGCACGAGCTGGCCTCCAACGTGACCTACGCCGGCCTGCCGGGCGCCAAGTACGCGCCCCTGGTGGAGAAGTACCTCCCGCGCGGCGCGGGCGCGGTGTTCTCCTTCGACTGCGCGGGCGGCCGGGCCGGCGGGCAGGGCCTCATCGGCGGCCTGACGCTCTGGTCGCACCTGGCGAACGTCGGCGACGCCAAGAGCCTGGTCATCCACCCGGCCAGCACGACGCACCGCCAGCTCGGCGACGACGAGCTGCGGGCGGCCGGCGTCGGGCCGGGCACGGTGCGGCTGTCGGTCGGCACCGAGTCCGTCGCGGACCTCATCTGGGACCTGGAACAGGGCTTCGCCCGCGTCGGCGCGGCGATCGGCAAGAAGGCGGGGACGGCATGA
- the metX gene encoding homoserine O-acetyltransferase MetX, with product MSQPAKTLAAGRPGAAGSVGAVETRLLDLPRPLRLDCGRELHQVRVAYETYGILSPRRDNVILVCHALSGDAHAAGVSAAPAEAGTRDGFGAEERDGAGGKALGWWDGMIGPGKAFDTDRFFVVSTNLLGGCRGTTGPSSVDPATGRPYGPDFPVITVADMVRAQRAFLDALGIERLAAVAGGSLGGMQALEWAVSYPGQVDAIVAIASTHALHPQGVAWNAIARESILRDPAWQGGRYYGTGRAPDAGMGVGRMVGHITYLSAPALGEKFGRRLQHADDLRYTITEPEFEVESYLRHQADTFVKRFDANTYLYLSRALTYFDLARRHGGGSLARALAGVEARTLLIAFSSDWLYPPSASEEIERALRAAGKPVSYELIEAPYGHDCFLLEEARQTPIIRRFLGGAG from the coding sequence ATGTCGCAGCCAGCCAAAACGCTCGCGGCCGGCCGCCCCGGCGCCGCCGGTTCGGTGGGCGCCGTCGAGACCCGCCTCCTCGACCTCCCCCGGCCACTGCGGCTCGACTGCGGCCGCGAGCTGCATCAGGTCCGTGTGGCGTACGAGACCTACGGCATCCTGTCGCCCCGGCGCGACAACGTGATCCTGGTCTGCCACGCCCTCAGCGGCGACGCCCACGCGGCGGGCGTGTCCGCGGCGCCGGCCGAGGCGGGCACCCGCGACGGGTTCGGCGCCGAGGAGCGCGACGGCGCGGGCGGCAAGGCGCTCGGCTGGTGGGACGGCATGATCGGCCCCGGCAAGGCGTTCGACACCGACCGGTTCTTCGTCGTCTCCACGAACCTGCTCGGCGGCTGCCGCGGCACGACGGGGCCGTCCTCGGTGGACCCCGCGACGGGCCGGCCGTACGGGCCGGACTTCCCGGTCATCACGGTCGCGGACATGGTGCGGGCCCAGCGCGCGTTCCTGGACGCCCTCGGCATCGAACGGCTCGCCGCGGTCGCCGGCGGCTCGCTCGGCGGGATGCAGGCACTCGAATGGGCGGTGAGCTACCCCGGCCAGGTGGACGCCATCGTCGCCATCGCCAGCACGCACGCCCTCCACCCGCAAGGCGTGGCCTGGAACGCGATCGCCCGCGAGTCGATCCTGCGCGACCCGGCCTGGCAGGGCGGCCGCTACTACGGCACCGGCCGCGCCCCCGACGCCGGCATGGGCGTCGGGCGCATGGTCGGCCACATCACCTACCTGTCCGCGCCCGCGCTCGGTGAGAAGTTCGGCCGGCGGCTGCAGCACGCCGACGACCTCCGCTACACCATCACCGAGCCGGAGTTCGAGGTGGAGAGCTATCTGCGCCACCAGGCCGACACCTTCGTCAAGCGCTTCGACGCCAACACCTACCTCTACCTCTCCCGTGCCCTGACCTACTTCGACCTCGCCCGGCGGCACGGCGGCGGCTCGCTCGCGCGGGCGCTGGCCGGCGTCGAGGCGCGGACGCTGCTGATCGCCTTCAGCTCCGACTGGCTCTACCCGCCGTCGGCTTCCGAGGAGATCGAGCGGGCGCTGCGGGCCGCCGGCAAGCCGGTGTCGTACGAGCTGATCGAGGCGCCGTACGGACACGACTGCTTCCTGCTCGAAGAGGCGCGCCAGACCCCCATCATCCGCCGGTTCCTCGGCGGAGCCGGATGA